The window GCAGGAGGAGGCGAGCTGGCATGTCCGGATGCTCACCCAGGAGATCCGCAAGTCGCTCGACCGCCACACCGTGCTCTACACCACGCTCATCGAGCTCTCCCGCGTGCTCGGCCTCACCAACTGCGCCGTCTGGATGCCCTCCGCGGCTGCCAGCGACGGCAAGGTTACGATGCACCTCACCCACGAGCTCCGGCGCGGGGGCAGCAATGAGGGGCTCGTCGTTATTGGGGTGGACGACATGGATGTTGTCGAGGTCCGGAGGAGCGACGGCGTGAAGCTGCTTGGCCCGGGCTCGGCGCTCGCGGCGGCCAGCGGCGGGAGCAAGGAGGACACGGGTACCGTGGCGGCCATACGGATGCCGATGCTCAAGGTGTCGGACTTCAAGGGCGGCACGCCGGAGGTGATCCAGACGAGCTACGCCGTGCTGGTGCTGGTGCCTCCCGCGGACAAGACCTGGGGCGCCCACGAGACGGAGATCGTCGAGGTAGTCGCCGACCAGGTGGCCGTGGCGCTCTCGCACGCGTCGCTGCTCGAGGAGTCGCAGGCCATGCGCGACCGGCTCGCTGAGCAGAACCGCGAGCTGCTGCAGGCGCGTCGGGACACGCTCATGGCGAATGAGGCCCGGGACGCGTTCCAGCGTGTCATGAGCCAGGGGATGCGCCGGCCGATCCACTCCATCCTCGGCCTCGTGTCCGTGGTGCAGGAGGATGACCTGACGCCCGAGCAGAAGCTCGTTGTCGACACCATGGGCCGGACGGCCACCGTCGTCTCCACGCTCATCAATGACGTCATGGAGATGTCAGCCACCAACCGGGAGCGGTTCCCGCTGGAGACGCGGCCGTTCCAGCTGCACTCCATGATCAGGGACGCCGCCTGCGTCTCACGGTGCCTCTGCGACTTCAGGGGGTTCGGCTTCGCCGTGCACGTCGAGAACACGCTGCCGAACCTTGTCatcggcgacgagaggaggatcttcCATGTCATCCTGCACATGGTTGGCAACCTCATCAGCCGGATTGACTCAGGGCACGTCACGTTCCGGGTGCGTGCCGACGACGAGGTGGCGGAGGACACGCTTGGACAGAGGTGGGATCCATGGAGGCCAAGCTACTCCAGTGGGTACTCGTCGGTGAAGTTTGTCATCGGGGTGAAGAGCCAGCAGAGCTCCGGCTCGATGATCCCGCCGCCGGGGCAGTTCAAACGGAAGCCGAGCGGCGAGGGCTTCGATCTCAGGCTGAGTTTCAGCATGTGCAGGAAGCTTGTGCAGGTACTGTCAACTGTCTATTTCCAACAAGCTCATTTCAAATTCAGTTCAAACTGAGAGCATATAAGTAACAGTATTTTTTTGTTCACTTGTTCTTGATTTTGTTGTAATGCCATCAGATGATGAGAGGCAACATATGGGCGGTGCTCGACGGGCAAGGGCTACCAGAGAGCATGACCCTGGTGCTGAGGTTCCAGCTGCAGCCACCGGCGCCACTCATGTCGTCCAGCACCAGCGGAGGATCGTTCGAGCGGCAATACGCGTCGCCGTCGTGCCAGCTGACCGGACTGAAGATCCTGCTCATCGACGACGATGACATCAACATGGTGGTCGCTCGGAAGCTCCTGGAGAAGCTGGGGTGCGTGGTCTCCTCCCTACCCTCGGGGTCGGGGTTCCTGAACTCCGTCGGCCCCTCGTCGGGCGCGTACCAGGTGGTGTTGGTGAACCTTGAGATGACGCGGGTGAACGCGCTGGACGTCGCGGTGAGGGTCCAGCAGTACCGGAGCGGCCGCTGGCCGTTCATGATGGCCATGACGTCGGAGCAGAACGCGTGGGAGAAGTGCGCGCAGTCGGGGATCAACGGCATCCTCAGGAAGCCGGTGGTCATGCTCGAGGCCAAGGAGGAGCTCACCCGGATTCTTCAGAGCGCATGATGCCGCTGTGGTTCGCCGGTCATTTCGCCTTCCTGCCGAGAACTCTCGAAATGGCGAGGAACTGCCATCGATCACCGGTCGGCGCTACCAAAGGGGCGATGCCCTTGTGAAATCTTTGATCAGAAGGGCCGAGGCGACGGCGAAGAAACTCGCATTGGCCAGCCACTGATGGCTTCCCTGTGTGCTGCTCTGTTTCTGCAGTGTTGCTGGGGAGGCTCCATATCAGTGGCAATGTCACTGTTCCACATATTCTAGCAGTAGATGATGGGAGGTTACAAGCAAGAGGGGGAGGAGCCTCACTGGTGCTGATGATATATTGATTCTTGATAGAGATCCAGGAGAAATACATGTGATGGTCTCATCACCAGTGGCAATAAGATTTTGTCTgacaggagaggagggggagaggttCAGAAGTGTATTTAGAAAGTGGAGGAGAACTAATCAATTGCATGCCCAGTGGAGGAAGCATAAGCTTTCCTTTGAACATTGGATTCTAGTTGTAGGTATGAGAATGTAACAGCAACATTTTGTATTCAGGCATGCTCAATGAGAATGGATCGAACCATTCTTATGTCCCTCCATGATTTTTAAAAAAATGTGGTTGCTGAAGATGTGGTGCATCTTCAGAAGTTGTGCAAGTTTTTTAAGCATAGGGTGGAGTAGTAAACAAATGTCTGGATGCGAAAGGGGAGATATGGTGCATCCAGGAAGATCTTGTGGTGCCTAATAGCATCAGAATTATACCAAGATTAGCAGATGGTGAATTGGTTAATTTTGATGCTGCTGCAGTTCAAACATGTGCAATGAGAATGGATTGAACAACcacatgttttttttccttttgctgAAGTTCAAAGGAAGAAGAATTCTTGTGTACCTCTTCCATGTTTTTTCAGATGTTATTGTTGTTAAAAAAAAAGACCCCAATAACGCCCGAACTTTCGCCTTTTTACCATGGCAAATCAAACGTTTTCGGTGGCAATTTTAGTGACGCATTAATGGGAAATTTAGTTGACACACATGGCAAATCCGTGCTGGGTGTACTTTTTGCCAGAGAATTGCCGTGCGTGTCAGCTAAACTTGCCATCCTAGCATCACTGAAATTGTCGTCGAAAACCTTCGATTTTTCAACGTCAAATCCTGAACGTCCGGAATTTATCATTTTCATCAAAAAATGTTTACTGAAGATGTGGTCCAGAAATTGTAATTTTTTAAGCAGAGTAGTAaacgaatgttcagatccaagaagAAAGATATGATGCATGTAGAAAGATCTTGTGGAGTCTATTAGCATCAGAATTATACCAAGAGCAGATGGTTAACTAATCTTAATGCTGCACGCGCGCAATGGTGAGTGAGTGAGGTGGTTCACCTGAGAAGAGGCAGACATTGATCTCGAGTTAAGGATCGGGAGCACGTGGTCGGTCACGTGCGATGGTGAGTGAGATCGAGGTGACAAGAAAAGCCAAGCACGAGGCCCGCATCATCCGATCGAGATATATACTAGCTCTAATCTCAGACGATAAATCGCGGATGGACATGCCATCACGCGCTGCTGATATCCATACCGCACGTCGCCGTGGGATTCGTGCAACGTTAATACGCTTCGGCTATATAATCAGTTCACTTATTTGTATAGCACTCGGTATTCACGTAGTATTATCGCTGACACATCCCGTGTATTAAACGCACCATCTTTAACACGCACAATCAATGCCTAGCAGAATTTAAATGCACCATTGATTGAACGTGGCTACATCTAAATTGATGGCATTTAAGGCTGGACAACAGTCACATACACGTACACCACTAACTCACCGAGTACGAAGCTAGTGTTCCGTCCGAACAGTGTCAAACAACAAGAAACAGTTGAGCAAGTGCATGCTACGTGAATAGCAAGTGATAGCTTAGCTGAGCCAACATTGTCAACACATAGGTAATAATGCAGTATTAATATACGCATGGCTCAGATGAATTGATACACATGGCTCTAATGAATTGGTACACCAGTACACCCCACACAAACTGAACTTGGCAAAACAAACCATCAACAAAATGACAGGCCCACGCTTGTTTTAAGTGTCACTCAAGGCGTACAGGTCCAGATAGACACGTTCAAACGTCAACCAACATTTTAAATGGTCTGcgttgcattaacacaacaccatTAAAATTGTTGCCTAGCTCACCAACCCATTTAAGATGCCTAGCTCAACCACGTACTTCGAGTATCACAGACATGTATCCGTCCAATTAACCCCCCGTACAATTTTGGTATTCATTAATTCGCTATATTAAGTGCTAATCTTAGAGCACAGATGGACTGCTCGGATTTCATCCTCGCATGGCACCATGTCCCAAAAATTCGCGTCCTAATCTCAGATCGCTTCTTTGTTAACTGTTGATTGCGATATCTTTTTCTTTACAGAAACGAAGGAGCTGACCCTAGAATTGGTAAGCAAAACATTATTACAACATGAATGATAAATCTGTTTTTCTAATATAAAGATCCTTATAAACCTAAATAACTACTCTCCCTGTAACTTAATATAAGACGTCTTACATTAAATTATGGAGGGAATATTAACTACCAAGTTGTCCGTCGCTACAAGCACACTACTTCCTCTCTTTTTGTCTGCATATAATTTTGTCTGAAGTTAAACTTTGTAAATTTCGACCAAGTTTATAGGAAAAAAATCAATACTCACAATAAGAAATTAATatcattagatgcatcatgaaatggtTTTTTCATACTATATAACTTTaacattgtagatgttgatattttgatatataaattgaaggaaatatgccctagaggcaataataaagttgttattttatatttccttattcatgataaatgtttattattcatgctagaattgcagtaaccggaaacttgatacatgtgtgaatacataaacacaaaacaccgtgtccctagtatgcctctacttgactagctcgttgatcaaagatggttaagtttcctagccatggacatgtcttgtcatttgatgaaggggatcacatcattaggagaatgatgtgatgcacaagacccatccgttagcttagcataatgattgttcagttttattgctactgctttcttcatgtcaaatatatattcctccgactatgagattatgcaactcccggacaccggaggaataccttgtgtgctatcaaacgtcacaacgtaactgagtgattataaagatgctctacaggtatctccgaaggtgtttgttgggttggcatagattgagattcggagaggtatctctgggccctctcggtaatgcacatcatatgaagccttgcaagcaatgtgactaatgagttagttgcgggatgatgcattacggaacgagtaaagagacttgccggtaacgagattgaactaggtatgaagataccgacgatctaatctcgggcaagtaacataccgatgacaaagggaataacgtatcttgacatagcggttcgaccgataaagatctttgtagaatatgtggaaaccaatatgagcatggaggtttcgctattgattattgaccggagaggtgtctcggtcatgtctacatagttctcgaacccgtagggtccgcacgcttaatgttcgatgacaatatgtattatatgagttatgtgttttggtgaccgaagtttgttcggagtgccagatgagatcacggacatgacaaggagtctcgaaatggttgagaggtaaagattggacACCGGAAGGGTTACATAATATATCAGGTACATATCGGAGtatcagaggggttaccggaaccccccgggaaaatatatgggccatatgggccataggagggaggctaaccaacccacaaggggctggccgcccccaccagggaggagtcctaattggacaaggggtaggggcggcgcccccctttccttctcctattccctccccttccccctttccccctccggtataaaaggaagggggggggggcgaatcctacgaggagcccaagtgggactcctcctacttagggcgcgcctagggccgacctcctctccctccctcctttatatacggggcggaagggggggggggctagaggacACACCAATTGATCTaagctgtgtgcggcgccccccctccatagtttacgcctccgatcatattctcgtggtgcttaggtgaagccctgcgtagatcacatcaccatcaccgtcaccatgctgtcgtgctgatggaactcatctacttccttgaccctctgctggatcaagagctcgagggacgtcatcgcgctgaacatgtgcaaaactcggaggtgccgtacgttcggtactcgatcggtcggaacgagaagacgttcgactacatcaattgtGTTAagcaaacgcttccacttttggtcgatgagggtacatggacacactctccccctcccgttgctatgcatctcctagatagatcttgcgtgagcgtaggaatttttttgaaattgcatgctacgtttcccaacagtggcatccaagccaggtctatgtgtagatgatatgcacgagtagaacacaaagagttcaaTCACTACTGGAAACAGGGAATTTTCCAttagccagctctttgccatctgccagctgatggcaaagaacgtctttgccatctgcttataaaaaacagatggcaaagaactgatggacgacaaagaacatggttgccatcagccaattctttgccatctgctagtggatggcaaataatctttgccatctgccagcagatggcaaagaggttgccAAATCCTGTGGCCATCAAGAGTGTAACGGCGTACCAGCCCCACGTCTTTGCCATGGGGTTATTTTTTTCCAGGTAAAAAAAACTGTGGGGttatcccctccctctctccccacccATCCAGGTAAAAAAAAAACATCCGCCGCCGCTCGCTCCTTCCTTCCTCACCCTAGCCCCAATCCACAGCCCCACGCCCCTTGCTCCTTCCTTCCTCACCCGCCGCCGCTccctcccacctcctcctcctccttctacgcCCTAGGAGCCCCGTCGCTGCCCTGCTGCTACTCCTCCATCGGCCCGCCCTGCTGCGTCGCGAGCCCCTCCCTCCTCTTCGTGTTCCGGTGGTCGATAGTCGGGGTCAACGAGGAGATGCACGTGGCGGCGGCCATGGACAACTCCATGAGCGGGACCACCACCGTCGCGGCGCCTGCGGCCGGCGGTGCACTCCACGGGGCTCGGGATGTCCGCGGCGGCGCGGGCTGTGGACCGAGAGGCAGGGCCCTTGATGCGTTCCGTTCGAGGGGCTGGTCGGGCTGGCGCGGGATCTGAGCCACCGTTGATGGATTTCTCGCAGCTTGGCTCCTGTTGCTTTGGATCCGgtacgatctctctctctctctctctctctctctctctctctctctctctctctctctccgagacTCAACCAGGCACTCACAGGTATGAACACAATGTTGAGATTTTTGCTACTCTGTTTATATAGGATGGTGTTAAAGAGGTGTGACATGTGACGTCAAGGGGGAGGTGCGTAGGGGCGGTTCTGGTCAAGGGTGTCCTCGCGGTGGCCATCGACGATGAAGTGGTGCTGCCTATGGGGCGGCTTCTCTTTCTCCGGCGGGCGTGGTCCGTGGGATCTGGTGGGTGCACAACTTCTTTTGTTGGTGCAGTCTTTTGTTGGTTCCAATACAGTAAGTCGACAGTGATCTCCCTGAACCTTGATTTACAAGCACACGTTCTTGCACCTACCATCTAACTAACATTCTTGATAATGTAAACCTGAAAGTGGAAGGATAATGTGCTATGTGATTAGATTAACTAGCACTGAAAGTTTTATACAGTACAGGGAGCAACCTTTAATCATGATGCATATGCCCTCATTTTAATCAAATTCTGAAAAAGTCTTTATTTTATTATTTCAACTGATTCCATGGTATGACTGGATAAagcctttattttttattttcaatCAAAAATATGACTTCCCTCGCATGTTTTGACTTTGGAAGGAGTTGTTAATTTGTTGGCGTTTTAATGGTTGCAAAAATGCATTGTCCTCTATTGTTTCAGTACATATTCTACTGAATTttcacggactcttgaatagatgcgATCTTTGCTTGAGCAGCCATGAATTATACTACTAGATCTTGCTTGCCGTTCCGCCGCCACAGTATCTGTACAAGGACTGCTTAAAATGTCTGTAAACAAAGATATCTTGTATTTATGCTGCTATAACTGATGGTCACCAGTTTGCTCTGGTGGATTCTTCTATGCTTGCACTGTTAACTATCTTTAGAaaaatctcatgtatatgtagatTCTCATGGTACATAATTTCTGATTATAGTTGTGCCTGTCAATTTGTATTCACACTAAATGTATCCTCTTGCCTTTGTTGATACTGTTTCGTTTGCATGCAACTAGCTACTGTCGGGCACAACACTAACAACGCCGAGTATTTAGACCCTAATTTGTATCTTTCTTTTACTATTTACATAGCATTCTGAAGTTGTCATCGCTGATGGAAAATGAAACTACACGCAGGTGATGCTCCTGGGTGACTCCAGTCTGAGAA is drawn from Triticum dicoccoides isolate Atlit2015 ecotype Zavitan chromosome 6B, WEW_v2.0, whole genome shotgun sequence and contains these coding sequences:
- the LOC119324833 gene encoding ethylene receptor 3-like, translating into MLDWMVPPRFRCGAGARRRLAPLLLLLLALSPAAVAAVGGDVEYPHCSCDGGGGGGFWSMDNIFRWQKVSDLLIAAAYFSIPLEILYFVAGLRHLLPFRWVLVQFGAFIVLCGLTHLLAAFTYEPHPFVLVLLLTVAKFLTALVSFLTAITLLTLIPQLLRVKVRESLLWIKARELDREVDLMKQQEEASWHVRMLTQEIRKSLDRHTVLYTTLIELSRVLGLTNCAVWMPSAAASDGKVTMHLTHELRRGGSNEGLVVIGVDDMDVVEVRRSDGVKLLGPGSALAAASGGSKEDTGTVAAIRMPMLKVSDFKGGTPEVIQTSYAVLVLVPPADKTWGAHETEIVEVVADQVAVALSHASLLEESQAMRDRLAEQNRELLQARRDTLMANEARDAFQRVMSQGMRRPIHSILGLVSVVQEDDLTPEQKLVVDTMGRTATVVSTLINDVMEMSATNRERFPLETRPFQLHSMIRDAACVSRCLCDFRGFGFAVHVENTLPNLVIGDERRIFHVILHMVGNLISRIDSGHVTFRVRADDEVAEDTLGQRWDPWRPSYSSGYSSVKFVIGVKSQQSSGSMIPPPGQFKRKPSGEGFDLRLSFSMCRKLVQMMRGNIWAVLDGQGLPESMTLVLRFQLQPPAPLMSSSTSGGSFERQYASPSCQLTGLKILLIDDDDINMVVARKLLEKLGCVVSSLPSGSGFLNSVGPSSGAYQVVLVNLEMTRVNALDVAVRVQQYRSGRWPFMMAMTSEQNAWEKCAQSGINGILRKPVVMLEAKEELTRILQSA